One Sus scrofa isolate TJ Tabasco breed Duroc chromosome 1, Sscrofa11.1, whole genome shotgun sequence DNA segment encodes these proteins:
- the POLE3 gene encoding DNA polymerase epsilon subunit 3, producing the protein MAERPEDLNLPNAVITRIIKEALPEGVNISKEARSAISRAASVFVLYATSCANNFAMKGKRKTLNASDVLSAMEEMEFQRFVTPLKEALEAYRREQKGKKEASEQKKKDKDKKTDSEEQDKSRDEDNDEDEERLEEEEQNEEEDVDN; encoded by the exons ATGGCGGAGAGGCCCGAGGACCTAAACCTGCCCAATGCCGTCATCACCAGGATCATCAAGGAGGCG CTCCCGGAAGGTGTCAACATCTCCAAGGAGGCCCGGAGCGCCATCTCCCGCGCCGCCAGCGTCTTCGTGTTGTACGCCACATCCTG CGCCAACAACTTCGCGATGAAAGGGAAACGCAAGACGCTGAATGCCAGCGATGTTCTCTCAGCCATGGAGGAGATGGAGTTTCAGCGGTTCGTTACTCCCTTAAAAGAAGCTCTGGAAG CTTATAGAAGGGAGCAGAAAGGTAAGAAGGAAGCTTCAGAGCAAAAgaagaaggacaaagacaaaaaaacagattCAGAAGAGCAAGACAAGAGCAGGGATGAGGACAACGACGAAGATGAGGAAAGGCTGGAGGAAGAAGAACAGAATGAAGAGGAGGACGTGGACAACTGA